In Ptiloglossa arizonensis isolate GNS036 chromosome 10, iyPtiAriz1_principal, whole genome shotgun sequence, the genomic window ttattaatattaatgttttGTGATGCAAGACAACAGAATTCATGTGTCTTTCATGAATTAATACCAGACTTTCTGTTTTTTGAACAACCTAATTATAACAGTCTGAAAGATTTTGTATTAAGTTGGCGTATTTGGTACTGGATCATATGGTGGTTATCACAAATTTGGATCACAATACAAATATGGATAGGTGAAAAGGAAAGACTGGCCTCTATagagaacattttttataattcAACTTACGATTCACTTATGATTGATCAGTTCATAGGATTAAATAAGAGAAAGTATAAGATTTGTAGTATCATTGAAGAAGAGGAACTTTTAGATTCTATCACAGAATTTGAGGTCCAATTTCTTCTCTATGTTtaaaaataagattttttgAATTAATTATTGGTTTAAAAATATAGATTTCTTTTTAGACTGACAGCTTAGAGGAAATACAAGATTCGAGTAGGTCTCATTCAATATATTTAAAAGGAGGTACAAAGAATAAAAGGAATGCTTGTGTCACTCAAATTTATGCATGCGTGACTATGTGGCATGAAAACAAGGAAGAAATGAATGAATTGATTGGAAGTATACTACGGATGGATAAAGATCAATGTGCTATGAAAGTtacacaaaaatattataaaatttccatTAAAGATTATTATGAACTcgaaagtaaataatatttataatcaaaattatttaactttattaatttcagtcttaaagtaatatataaataaattttaaatatttgaatgaaccacatatttgaaatattaaaaaaatataatttgataattattttaGCACATATATTTTTTGACGATGCATTTTGTTGTATGCATGGTTGTTCTGAAGCTTGTGATcacaatgaaaatgaaacatatgTAAATCAGTATGTAGCAATGTTAGTAAAAACTGTGGAAGAAAAGGTAACAAGTTTAGGTATGTGTTCATCACCACCAATTAAATACCCAACACCCTATGGTGGTCAATTAATCTGGATTTTACCTGGAAGGACACATTTGACAGTACACCTTaaagacaaaaataaaataaggcACAGAAAACGGTGGAGTCAGGTACATCAATGACATTAGGCAGTATAAGAAAGTTACATTTCTATAAACATAATTTGATTGAATTTCTATCGATATTTAAACTGTGAAcaacattttttattctatgTTAATTATCAAGTTATTTTAGATCATGTACATGTATTATCTTCTTGGCCATTGCTTAATGGACTCACCAATAGATATTGATCGTAAGGAATTAATGGCAGAAAATACTTATATTTTAACATTGGATGGTGATATTGATTTTCAACCAATAGCTGTTAAAGCATTAGTAGACTTAATGAAGAAAGATAAAGAATTAGGTGCAGCTTGTGGACGAATACATCCAGTGGGAAAAGGTGCTTCTGTATTTTATAAAAGCATggcatattttattaaaaaattaataaagcaacatatttttaacattattcTAGAGATATCATGTTTCTGTACATAGGCCCAATGATTTggtttcaaaaatttgaatatgcaataggacattGGCTTCAAAAATCAACAGAACACATAACAGGTTCTGTTCTTTGCAGTCCGGGTtgtttttctcttttcagaGCAAAGGCTTTAATGCAACAAAATGTCATAGCAAAATATGCAACTAAATCAACTGAGCCCAGACATTATATTCAGTATGATCAAGGAGAAGATCGATGGCTTTGTACATTACTCTTACAAACTGGCTGTAGAgtaagaatatttaaattataaagactaaatattaaagatattttattattcaatattacTCCAATTTGGATTTTTGTAAGactgtttaatttttctttattcaatCAGGTAGAATATTGTGCAGCTTCTGATGCTTACACACATGCTCCAGAATTGTTCAAAGATTTTTACATTCAACGCCGCCGATGGATTTCATCAACTATGGCTAATATCTTTGATTTACTAAGTACTTCAAAAGAAaccagaaaaataaataataatatttcatggCTCTACATAATGTACCAGTGGATTTTAACAGGTGATTAACtttaaaacgaaattattatatttataataaatgtaatGTGAGtactattaaaattaaatgaaaagtaTATCCTACTTCAGTAGgagttttttaatatttgaaaaaaggatatatatatatctaaatttaaatattattatcttgTAGGTAGTACTATCATTGGGCCAACTTTCATCTACTTAATGATAGCTGGTGCGTTTGTTACCACTTTCCAGATAGATAACTGGTCAAGTTTTTGGTGTAATTTAATTCCACTTATCATTTTTTTTGTGGTTTGTTCTTTTTGTGAGGAACGCATTCaggtaattattaataataatgtaaaatatatataaaaatatatatattgtacttttaatttaaaaaaaagaatagtataaatattttgttttataagTTCAACagaaatataaaacaaataattaatttaaaattaacattgttaatgaaataaaatgatATATATGTTGATATTTTCACAGCTTATAACAGCTGAAATTATCACTGTCATATATGCTTTGGTAATGATAATTGTACTGGTTGGAATAACACTTCAAATAGCAACAGAAGGATTTTTTGCACCCAATACACTTCTCTTTCTTATTATAGTCAGTCAATTTATACTGACAGGTTTTATGCATCCTCAAGAAGTGTCATGCTTGAATACTGCAATTATTTATTATGTTACTGTACCATCAATGTACATGTTGCtcattattttttgtattttcaatatTCATAATGTTACATGGGGTACTAGAGAATCTACACAACAAATTAAGGTACACTCATAAAAAGACATTATTTATACACAAAGAAAATTGGCTAAacataaaagaaattttatgtataataaacATATATGTGTGaatctataaatataaatttataatacataagatttaaaatacatataaatatatgtggCATATCATTACtttatcaacatttttttatatactGTTACTtgtaatttaaacattttacattttctgtTATAGACACCAGAAAAACAGTTTATAAAAACCAATAAATTACAACACAATGAGCAATCCAAGTGGACAAAGTTTTCATTGGCCAATTTGATGAAGTGTAACTTCTGCACATTTAAAAAAtcacaaaaagaagaaacatactTAAACTCCATTTATAATTCTATTAATGAAATTAACATTCGTTTAGAAAGAATGGAAaggtattaaattaaaaatgtagaTAGAATGTAAAGTGTAGataacttttcaatttttatttttataagaattaattttattatgaacTGATCATTCTCACATTAATTCAAATTTGTAGTAATTACAGGATTAGTAGTACACCAAATGACATCATAGAGGAAGTCAGTGATAAAGAAAGCAAAGCATCTAATAAACAAGCAAAATTAGAAATGACTGAAAATAACTTGTACGAAGGTACAGATTCagaaagtaaaatttcaataCAAGCATCTGATACCATTCATGAAGAATattctaattatttaattagtcCTAACTGGCTTCAAGATAAACACGTGCAAAATGGAAAAGTAGATTTTCTTTCTACTTCAGAGGAGGAATTTTGGAAACaactaattgaaaaatatttatatccaATCGAAAATGATGTAGAACAACAAGtatgatttttttaataataagtctttcaaattcaaaaattcaacataaatttttacaaatataaaattttttttaggaAAGTATTGCAAAGGGTTTGATGAATATACGTAATGAATAtcttttaaaattctttg contains:
- the LOC143151931 gene encoding chitin synthase chs-2 — protein: MQKKQWLDVSMHVIKILVYGIIFCIVFCSSLIAKCTVLFAVSQLEKEKSIEFCTDLDTNESLRAKMSKSGIVIWTWYIIFMFLIPECFNILQSIWYSLFKKKEKMPRKQSLAVLFILEMFHSIGLALLVFYSLPKMNSVDAAAISSCICFIPALLNILSQNKKYISSTKMFILILLCNILALISQGSGLFLQSFLNYRMNDSITWILPTSLLLSSCRWWNNYVSEHSYCGFIRFLAAVRMDLINNRHFLQGFIAFWRCFIFILSAIVISIFKGIQIQEFFEYIDTSAPLYVFLIHIFCTFLTYQSAIFAFKTQMHKFSFAFPISLITPGSILLILMFCDARQQNSCVFHELIPDFLFFEQPNYNSLKDFVLSWRIWYWIIWWLSQIWITIQIWIGEKERLASIENIFYNSTYDSLMIDQFIGLNKRKYKICSIIEEEELLDSITEFETDSLEEIQDSSRSHSIYLKGGTKNKRNACVTQIYACVTMWHENKEEMNELIGSILRMDKDQCAMKVTQKYYKISIKDYYELETHIFFDDAFCCMHGCSEACDHNENETYVNQYVAMLVKTVEEKVTSLGMCSSPPIKYPTPYGGQLIWILPGRTHLTVHLKDKNKIRHRKRWSQIMYMYYLLGHCLMDSPIDIDRKELMAENTYILTLDGDIDFQPIAVKALVDLMKKDKELGAACGRIHPVGKGPMIWFQKFEYAIGHWLQKSTEHITGSVLCSPGCFSLFRAKALMQQNVIAKYATKSTEPRHYIQYDQGEDRWLCTLLLQTGCRVEYCAASDAYTHAPELFKDFYIQRRRWISSTMANIFDLLSTSKETRKINNNISWLYIMYQWILTGSTIIGPTFIYLMIAGAFVTTFQIDNWSSFWCNLIPLIIFFVVCSFCEERIQLITAEIITVIYALVMIIVLVGITLQIATEGFFAPNTLLFLIIVSQFILTGFMHPQEVSCLNTAIIYYVTVPSMYMLLIIFCIFNIHNVTWGTRESTQQIKTPEKQFIKTNKLQHNEQSKWTKFSLANLMKCNFCTFKKSQKEETYLNSIYNSINEINIRLERMESNYRISSTPNDIIEEVSDKESKASNKQAKLEMTENNLYEGTDSESKISIQASDTIHEEYSNYLISPNWLQDKHVQNGKVDFLSTSEEEFWKQLIEKYLYPIENDVEQQESIAKGLMNIRNEYLLKFFVINTLFVVMIFLLQINKDVLHIQWPFAIRYDITYNEDSLEVHVSKKYMHLEPIGCLFIIAFVIILLIQFLAMLIHRLNTFTHMLANVKLKLPFYDKRKYSSDALVTSKHAEHIAKGLQSAIENETIDNLKNNILPDSVKQKTIRELVEGTQNTLKMPNNFEELFHEKLREPHTSGFSKVISSNVSKEAMQAFESRRSKIIKEYEKHKPRNTLYNNEESDKMSNFNSKEKNKKAKDYEYDNPTFLNDNDEQL